The genome window TTGAGCCTGTAGCACATACAAAGGCTATGTTTTTATTTTGATAATCTACTTTTTCCTTAAACTCTTGGATGAAATTTTCATTCATAAAGCCATTATCATCGCAAAGCGCGATGAGTATAGCTTCTTTTATAACCCCGCTTTTCCATTCGCCCGGAGTTCTTACATCTACAATGCAAAATTCGTGTAAAATATCTTTAGAAATAGCTATATTTTTCATTTTTCTAAAGCCTTGGAAACGATTTTGCTTAAAGCATTGTTAAATTCACTAGGGTTATCTATACCCATACCTTCGCTAAGTTTAGCCATATTTAGAAGAATATGTGCCATTTCATTAGCTAAGGTATCATTTTCTTTTAAGGCTTTTAAAATTTCATGATTAGGATTAATTTCAAGTATAGGTTTAACTTGCTGTTCTTGCCCCATTTGTTTAAGAATTTGCTGCATAGCAAAATCAGGTTTATTTTGATCATAAACAATACAACTTGGACTATTTGAAAGTCTTTGACTAAGTTTTACCTCTTCAACTTCATCTTTTAAAACTTCTTTTATTTTGATGAGTAAGCTTGCAAATTCAGCCTTTTGTTCTTCGCTAGTTTCTTCACTGGCTAGATGGTTAATAGCGCTAAATTTTAAGCCTTCAAATTCATTCATCATAGGCATAACTATGGTATCAATTTCTTCATCAAGTAATAAAACATTGATATTTTTTTGTTTATAGCTTTCAAGAAGTGGAGAATTTCTTAAAAGTTTTTCATTTTTTCCACTAATATAAAAAATTTCATTTTGACCTTCAGCTAGGTTTTGTTTGTACTCTTCAAGATCAATTAATTCTTCTTTGTTTGAGTTTTTAAAGTATAAAAGCTTAGCTATAGCGTCTTTATTTTCGCCAAAACCATATAAACCTTCTTTTAAAACTTTTCCAAAATTCTCATGGAATTTAAGATAGTTTTCTTTATCTTTTTCTTTGAATTTTTTAAGTTCTGCTAAGATTTTTTTAACACTTGCTTCTTGAACGCTTTTTAAGATTTTATTTTCTTGCAAGATTTCACGACTTACATTAAGTGGTAAATCTTCTACATCAATAATCCCGC of Campylobacter lari contains these proteins:
- a CDS encoding rhodanese-like domain-containing protein, with protein sequence MKNIAISKDILHEFCIVDVRTPGEWKSGVIKEAILIALCDDNGFMNENFIQEFKEKVDYQNKNIAFVCATGSRSKHTAMMIEDALGIECTNLDGGMVALLSQGYEAIKKEN